In Streptomyces venezuelae, the sequence CGGTCAGGCACCCCGACGCGCCCGCACCCGGCGAGCTCCTCGGTGCGCACTACGAACACTGTTTCGGCTGCGGCGGGGGCCAGCCCCACGGACTCCACCTGGAGGCCCGGGCGGGCGAGGGCGTGCGCGTCACCGCCGAGTTCACCGTCAGGCCCGCGCACCAGGGCGCACCCGGCCTCGCCCACGGCGGTGTGCTCGCCACCGCGCTCGACGAGACGCTGGGTTCCCTGAACTGGCTGCTGCGCGTCATCGCGGTGACCGGGCGGCTGGAGACCGACTTCGTGCGGCCCGTACCGGTGGACACCGTGCTGTACCTGGAGGCCGAGGTCACCGCCGTCGCCGGGCGGAAGATCTACTGCACGGCCGTCGGCCGGATAGGCGGACCGCAGGGCCCGGTCGCCGTGCGTGCCGACGCCCTCTTCATCGAGGTGAAGGTCGACCACTTCATCGACAACGGACGGCCCGAGGAGATCCGGGCGGCGATGGCCGACCCGGACCAGGTCAGGCGCGCACGCGCCTTTGAGGTGAACCCCTGATGTCCCAGAGCAACCACGACTCCCGCCGGCCCGTCGACGTGCTGATCCGCCGCGTCGACCCGGAGGTGCCGATTCCGGCGTACGGGCACCCCGGCGACGCCGGCTGCGACCTCGTCACCACCGAGGCCGCCGAGCTGGAGCCCGGCGAGCGCGCCGTACTGCCCACCGGTGTGTCGATCGCCCTGCCCGACGGGTACGCGGCCTTCGTGCACCCGCGGTCCGGCCTGGCCGCACGCTGCGGGCTCGCGCTCGTGAATGCCCCGGGGACGGTGGATGCCGGGTACCGTGGGGAGATCAAGGTGATCGTGGTCAATCTCGACCCTCGCGAGAGCGTCCGGTTCGAGCGTTTCGACCGCATCGCCCAGCTGGTTGTCCAGCGGGTCGAGAAGGTGCGCTTCCACGAGGTGGCGGAACTTCCCGGCTCGGCCCGGGCCGAGGGGGGCTTCGGCTCCACCGGCGGGCATGCGGCCGTGGCCGGATCCGGGGCTGGTCAGCAGGGTGGGAATGGCTACGCTTCGGTCGTAACCGACCGGGAAGGACAGTGACGTGTTCGGACGTCGCAAGAAGAACGACTCCGCCCATGACGGCGGCGCGGCCGAGCAGGTCGTAGACGGCGTCGCCGAGCAGGACGACGCGGGCGAGCAGGAGAACGCCGCCCCGCGCCGGGTGAACCTGCCGCCGGCCCCGCGGCCCGACGGCCCCTGGGACGTCTCCGAGGTACTCGGGAACCCGGCCGACGGCCGGGTCGACCTGGGCGGCATCCTCGTACCCGGCGTCGAGGGCATGGAGCTGCGCGTCGAGGTCGCCGGTGACGCGATCGTGGCCGCGACCGTGGTCCTCGGCGACAGTGCCGTGCAGCTGCAGGCCTTCGCCGCGCCCAAGAAGGAGGGCATCTGGGGCGAGGTCCGCGAGGAGATCGCCGCGGGTATCACCCAGCAGGGCGGCATCATCGACGAGGCCCAGGGCTCGCTGGGCTGGGAGCTGCGCGCGCAGGTGCCCGTACCGCTCCCGGACGGGCAGACCGGTGCCCAGCTGGTCCGCTTCGTCGGCGTCGACGGCCCGCGCTGGTTCCTGCGCGGCGTCATCTCCGGCCAGGGCGCGGTGCGCCCCGAGTCGGCGGGTGTGCTGGAGCAGATCTTCCGGGACACCGTCGTCGTCCGCGGTGACGGCCCGATGGCCCCCCGCGACCCGATCGTCCTGAAGCTGCCGAACGACGCCCAGATGGTGCCGGACGGCGTGCAGACGGACGACCAGGAAGGCTCCCGCTTCGGCGGCGGCATGGGCCAGCTCGAACGAGGCCCGGAGATCACCGAGGTCCGCTGACCTCGGACGGCCCCCGAGCACAGGGGGGCTCGTCATGCGTTCCGGCCGGTGCGCCCTACTCCTTCGGGGTGGGGCCCACCGGCCCGTCCGGGCTCTTGCCGGGGTGTCCCGACCGCGTCAGGGATGCGTCAGGGATCGGCGCCGGGACCCGGATCGGTGCGTGCGCGACGCGGCCGTCCCGGAGAATGGGGCGCATGGGACGCGGCAAGCTCAGGATCTACCTCGGCGCGGCACCCGGAGTGGGCAAGACCTACGCGATGCTCTCCGAGGGACATCGCCGGGTGGAGCGGGGCGCGGACTGCGTCGTCGGCTTCGTCGAACACCACGGCCGGCCGCGCACGGAGGTCATGCTCCACGGCCTCGAACAGATCGAGCGCAGGCCCCTGGTGCACAGGGGAGCCACCTTCACCGAGATGGACGTGGACGCGCTCCTCGCCCGCAGGCCCGCCATAGCGCTGGTGGACGAGCTCGCGCACACCAACGTGCCCGGCTCGCGCAACGCCAAGCGCTGGCAGGACGTGGAGGAGCTGCTGCGGGCCGGCATCGACGTCGTCTCCACGGTGAACATCCAGCACCTGGAGTCACTCGGGGACGTGGTCGAGTCGATCACCGGCGTGCGGCAGCGGGAGACCGTGCCGGACGAGGTGGTCCGCCGGGCCGACCAGATCGAGCTGGTCGACATGTCGCCGCAGGCACTGCGCCGGCGGATGGCCCACGGGAACATATACAAGCCCGAGAAGGTCGACGCGGCCCTGTCGAACTACTTCCGGCCGGGCAACCTCACCGCCCTGCGCGAGCTGGCGCTGCTGTGGGTGGCCGACCGGGCGGACGAGTACCTCCAGCAGTACCGCGGCGAGCACGGCATCCGCTCGACCTGGCAGGCACGGGAGCGGATCGTCGTCGGGCTCACCGGCGGCCCGGAAGGGCGCACGCTCATCCGGCGCGCCTCGCGGATGGCGGCCAAGGGCTCGGGCAGCGAGATCCTCGCCGTCTACGTCGCCCGCAGTGACGGGCTGACCGCCGCCTCGCCCAAGGAGCTCGCGGTCCAGCGGACGCTGGTCGAGGACCTGGGCGGAACGTTTCACCATGTGATCGGCGACAACATCCCCGACGCCCTGCTCGCCTTCGCCCGCGGGGTCAACGCCACCCAGATCGTGCTCGGCTCCAGCCGCCGCCGCTCCTGGCAGTACGTGTTCGGCCCCGGGGTGGGCGCGAGCGTCGCCCGCGACTCGGGACCCGACCTCGACGTCCAC encodes:
- a CDS encoding PaaI family thioesterase, with the protein product MSGPNTALTPPADAAAPVRHPDAPAPGELLGAHYEHCFGCGGGQPHGLHLEARAGEGVRVTAEFTVRPAHQGAPGLAHGGVLATALDETLGSLNWLLRVIAVTGRLETDFVRPVPVDTVLYLEAEVTAVAGRKIYCTAVGRIGGPQGPVAVRADALFIEVKVDHFIDNGRPEEIRAAMADPDQVRRARAFEVNP
- the dut gene encoding dUTP diphosphatase codes for the protein MSQSNHDSRRPVDVLIRRVDPEVPIPAYGHPGDAGCDLVTTEAAELEPGERAVLPTGVSIALPDGYAAFVHPRSGLAARCGLALVNAPGTVDAGYRGEIKVIVVNLDPRESVRFERFDRIAQLVVQRVEKVRFHEVAELPGSARAEGGFGSTGGHAAVAGSGAGQQGGNGYASVVTDREGQ
- a CDS encoding DUF3710 domain-containing protein, encoding MFGRRKKNDSAHDGGAAEQVVDGVAEQDDAGEQENAAPRRVNLPPAPRPDGPWDVSEVLGNPADGRVDLGGILVPGVEGMELRVEVAGDAIVAATVVLGDSAVQLQAFAAPKKEGIWGEVREEIAAGITQQGGIIDEAQGSLGWELRAQVPVPLPDGQTGAQLVRFVGVDGPRWFLRGVISGQGAVRPESAGVLEQIFRDTVVVRGDGPMAPRDPIVLKLPNDAQMVPDGVQTDDQEGSRFGGGMGQLERGPEITEVR